In one Pseudomonas sp. R84 genomic region, the following are encoded:
- a CDS encoding TolC family outer membrane protein produces MFGCMNKLSLLGAAMMLLASHSAAAAMGPFEIYEQALRNDPVFLGAIKERDAGLENRAIGRAGLLPRIGYTYNKGRNTSKATSLDERARNRTDERNYSSYGSALTLQQPLLDYEAYAAYRKGVAQSLFADENFRGKSQELLVRVLDNYTKALFAQDQIDIAQAKKKAYEQQFQQNEHMFKQGEGTRTDILEAESRYELATAEEIEARNEQDAALRELGALVGTPAVDIGDLAPLGQNFETFALMPANYDTWHEMAVSNNPNLASQRQAVEVARYEVERNRAGHLPKVSAYASMRQNESESGNTYNQRYETNTIGFEVSVPLYAGGGVSASTRQASRTMEQAEYELDGKTRETLIELRRQFSACLSGVSKLRAYQKALTSAEALVVSTKQSILGGERTNLDALNAEQQLFTTRRDLAQARYDYLMAWTKLHYYAGTLNEQDLARVDEAFVVAQQPSP; encoded by the coding sequence ATGTTCGGCTGTATGAATAAGCTTTCCCTGCTCGGCGCGGCAATGATGCTGCTCGCGAGTCACTCAGCAGCAGCGGCCATGGGGCCGTTCGAGATCTACGAACAGGCGTTGCGCAATGACCCGGTGTTCCTCGGGGCGATCAAGGAACGTGACGCAGGCCTGGAAAACCGTGCGATTGGCCGCGCCGGCCTGCTGCCGCGCATCGGTTACACCTACAACAAGGGCCGCAACACCTCGAAAGCCACCTCTCTGGATGAGCGCGCGCGTAACCGTACCGATGAGCGCAACTACAGCAGTTACGGCTCGGCCTTGACCCTGCAGCAACCGCTGCTCGACTACGAGGCTTATGCCGCGTATCGCAAAGGTGTCGCGCAGTCGTTGTTTGCCGATGAAAATTTTCGCGGCAAGAGTCAGGAACTGCTGGTTCGCGTGCTGGATAACTACACCAAAGCGCTGTTCGCACAGGATCAGATCGACATCGCTCAAGCGAAGAAGAAGGCCTACGAGCAGCAGTTTCAGCAGAACGAGCACATGTTCAAGCAGGGCGAGGGCACGCGCACCGACATTCTTGAGGCTGAGTCGCGCTATGAACTGGCGACCGCCGAGGAGATCGAGGCGCGTAACGAACAGGATGCCGCGCTGCGGGAACTGGGTGCGCTGGTGGGCACGCCCGCGGTGGATATCGGCGATCTGGCGCCGCTGGGTCAAAACTTCGAGACCTTCGCGCTGATGCCTGCCAATTACGACACCTGGCACGAAATGGCGGTGAGCAATAACCCGAATCTGGCCTCGCAGCGCCAGGCCGTGGAAGTTGCGCGTTATGAAGTGGAACGCAATCGCGCCGGGCATTTGCCGAAAGTCAGTGCTTACGCGTCGATGCGCCAGAACGAATCGGAAAGCGGCAACACCTACAACCAACGCTACGAAACCAACACCATCGGTTTTGAAGTCAGCGTGCCGTTGTATGCCGGTGGCGGTGTCTCGGCGTCCACGCGTCAGGCCAGCCGCACCATGGAGCAGGCGGAGTACGAGCTTGATGGCAAGACGCGCGAGACGCTGATCGAACTGCGTCGGCAGTTCAGCGCCTGTTTGTCCGGGGTGAGCAAACTGCGCGCTTATCAGAAGGCGTTGACCTCGGCGGAAGCGCTGGTGGTGTCGACCAAGCAGAGCATTCTCGGCGGTGAGCGGACCAACCTCGACGCGTTGAACGCCGAGCAGCAACTGTTCACCACGCGCCGTGATCTGGCGCAGGCGCGGTACGACTATCTGATGGCCTGGACCAAGTTGCATTACTACGCCGGGACATTGAACGAGCAGGATCTGGCGCGGGTGGATGAGGCTTTTGTGGTCGCTCAACAGCCCTCACCCTAA
- a CDS encoding HlyD family type I secretion periplasmic adaptor subunit: MSSASMNTENEASMEHAYITERPERDAKFFARMGWILAIVGAGSFFTWAALAPLDQGIPVQGTVVVSGKRKAVQSMSSGVVSRILVREGEIVKQGQPLFRLDQTQVAADVQSLQAQYRMAWASLARWQAERDNLKQVTFPAELSNDPDPRLALVLEGQRQLFSSRREAYYREQAGLRASIEGATAQLAGMRRARTDLNAQASSLQQQLSNLQPLADNGYIPRNRLMEYQRQLSQVQQQLAENTGESGRVEQGILESRLKLQQHAEEYQKEVRTQLADAQLKSVTLSEQLTSAGFDLQHSEIIATADGVAVNLGVHTEGAVVRQGETLLEIVPQGTTLEVEGHLPINLIDKVGAHLPVDILFTAFNQSKTPRVPGEVSLISADQMVDEKTGVPYYVLRSSVSDQAMEKLNGLVIKPGMPAEMFVRTGERSLLNYLFKPLLDRAGSALTEE; this comes from the coding sequence ATGAGCAGCGCAAGCATGAACACTGAAAACGAAGCGAGCATGGAACACGCCTACATCACCGAACGCCCGGAGCGCGATGCGAAGTTTTTCGCGCGCATGGGCTGGATTCTGGCGATCGTCGGTGCTGGCAGCTTCTTCACCTGGGCGGCCCTGGCGCCGCTGGATCAAGGCATTCCGGTGCAGGGCACGGTCGTCGTGTCGGGCAAACGCAAAGCCGTGCAGTCGATGAGCAGCGGCGTGGTCAGCCGGATCCTGGTGCGCGAAGGCGAAATCGTCAAGCAGGGCCAGCCGCTGTTCCGCCTCGATCAGACGCAAGTCGCCGCTGACGTGCAATCGCTGCAAGCGCAGTACCGTATGGCGTGGGCCAGCCTTGCGCGTTGGCAGGCCGAGCGTGACAACCTCAAGCAAGTGACCTTTCCGGCCGAGCTGAGCAATGACCCGGATCCGCGTCTGGCACTGGTGCTGGAAGGTCAGCGCCAACTGTTCAGCAGCCGTCGCGAGGCGTACTACCGCGAGCAGGCCGGACTGCGTGCGAGCATCGAAGGCGCCACCGCGCAACTGGCCGGCATGCGTCGCGCGCGTACTGATCTGAATGCTCAGGCCAGCTCGCTGCAACAACAGTTGAGCAATCTGCAACCGCTCGCCGACAACGGCTACATCCCGCGCAACCGCTTGATGGAGTACCAGCGGCAACTGTCGCAAGTGCAGCAGCAACTGGCGGAAAACACCGGTGAAAGCGGCCGTGTGGAACAGGGCATCCTCGAGTCGCGGCTGAAGCTGCAACAGCATGCCGAGGAATACCAGAAGGAAGTTCGCACGCAACTGGCCGACGCGCAGCTGAAAAGCGTGACCCTGTCGGAGCAACTGACTTCCGCCGGTTTCGACCTGCAACACAGCGAAATCATCGCCACCGCTGACGGTGTGGCAGTCAACCTCGGCGTGCACACCGAAGGTGCCGTGGTGCGCCAGGGGGAAACGTTGCTGGAGATCGTCCCGCAAGGCACCACCCTGGAAGTGGAAGGGCACTTGCCAATCAACCTGATCGACAAAGTTGGTGCGCATTTGCCGGTGGACATCCTGTTTACCGCGTTCAACCAGAGCAAAACCCCGCGTGTACCGGGTGAAGTCAGCCTGATTTCCGCCGACCAGATGGTCGATGAGAAAACCGGCGTGCCGTACTACGTGTTGCGCAGCAGCGTCAGCGATCAGGCCATGGAAAAACTCAACGGTCTGGTGATCAAGCCCGGCATGCCGGCAGAAATGTTCGTGCGCACCGGCGAACGTTCACTCCTCAACTATCTGTTCAAACCGCTGCTCGACCGGGCCGGCTCCGCGTTGACCGAGGAATAA
- a CDS encoding type I secretion system permease/ATPase → MKMAKAPATAPLFKALGDYKSILISVGCFTALINVLMLVPSIYMLQVYDRVLSSQNETTLAMLSLMVVGFFAFIGLLEVVRSFIVIRIGSQLERRFNLRVYQAAFERNLFKGEGNAGQSLGDLTHIRQFVTGPALFAFFDAPWFPVYLFVIYLFNVWLGVLATAGALLLIGLACLNEYMTKKPLGEAAGYSQKSSQLATSHLHNAETIQAMGMLGSLRKRWFQVHSRFLGLQNQASDTGAVISSLSKTLRLCLQSLVLGLGALLVIKGDMTAGMMIAGSILMGRVLSPIDQLIAVWKQWSGAKLAYRRLDALLQAFPPSDDAMALPPPKGQITFEQVSAGPPGQRAATLQMVNFNLNAGEVLGVLGASGSGKSTLARVLVGVWPTLGGTVRLDGADIHRWNRDDLGPYIGYLPQDIELFSGSIAENIARFSEADPQKVVAAAQQAGVHEMILRLPQGYDTQLGEDGSGLSGGQKQRVALARSMYGTPSLVVLDEPNSNLDTVGEAALASAIAALKAQGTTVVLVTHRSSVLAQADKLLVLNDGRLQAFGPSQDVLKALSGQQEQQREKAAQTPGGLSMSRQYQPSTRNSGV, encoded by the coding sequence ATGAAGATGGCGAAGGCCCCAGCCACCGCGCCCTTATTCAAGGCATTGGGTGACTATAAAAGTATCCTGATCAGCGTCGGCTGCTTTACCGCGCTGATTAACGTGCTGATGCTGGTGCCTTCCATCTATATGCTTCAGGTCTATGACCGGGTGCTGTCCTCGCAGAACGAAACGACCCTGGCGATGCTGTCGCTGATGGTTGTCGGCTTCTTCGCCTTTATCGGCCTGCTGGAAGTGGTGCGCAGCTTTATCGTGATCCGCATCGGCAGTCAGTTGGAGCGCCGCTTCAACCTGCGCGTCTATCAAGCCGCGTTCGAGCGCAACCTGTTCAAAGGCGAGGGCAACGCCGGGCAGTCATTGGGTGACCTGACGCACATTCGCCAATTCGTTACGGGGCCTGCGCTGTTCGCGTTTTTCGATGCGCCGTGGTTCCCGGTCTATCTGTTCGTGATTTACCTGTTCAACGTCTGGCTCGGCGTACTCGCCACCGCGGGCGCACTGTTGCTGATCGGCTTGGCGTGCCTCAACGAATACATGACCAAAAAGCCGCTGGGCGAGGCCGCCGGTTATTCGCAGAAGTCCAGTCAGTTGGCCACCAGTCATCTACACAATGCCGAAACCATTCAGGCGATGGGCATGCTCGGTTCGCTGCGCAAACGCTGGTTCCAGGTGCACTCGCGGTTCCTCGGTCTGCAGAATCAGGCCAGCGACACCGGTGCAGTGATCAGCTCCTTGAGCAAAACCCTGCGCCTGTGCCTGCAATCGTTGGTCTTGGGGCTGGGCGCATTACTGGTGATCAAGGGTGACATGACCGCCGGGATGATGATTGCCGGTTCTATTCTGATGGGCCGCGTGCTCAGCCCTATCGACCAGTTGATCGCGGTGTGGAAGCAGTGGAGCGGGGCGAAGCTGGCTTACCGCCGTCTCGATGCGTTGTTGCAAGCGTTCCCGCCCAGCGACGACGCCATGGCGCTGCCGCCGCCGAAAGGCCAGATTACCTTCGAACAAGTCAGCGCCGGCCCACCGGGGCAACGCGCGGCTACGTTGCAGATGGTCAATTTCAATCTGAATGCCGGCGAAGTGCTCGGCGTGCTCGGTGCTTCCGGCTCCGGCAAATCGACACTGGCCCGCGTACTGGTGGGTGTCTGGCCAACCCTTGGCGGCACCGTGCGTCTCGATGGCGCCGATATTCATCGCTGGAACCGCGATGACCTTGGCCCGTACATCGGCTACCTGCCGCAAGACATCGAATTGTTCAGCGGCAGCATCGCCGAGAACATTGCCCGTTTCAGCGAGGCCGATCCGCAGAAAGTCGTCGCCGCCGCGCAACAGGCTGGCGTGCACGAAATGATCCTGCGCCTGCCACAAGGCTACGACACGCAACTGGGCGAGGATGGCAGTGGTTTGTCCGGCGGCCAGAAGCAGCGCGTGGCCCTGGCGCGTTCAATGTATGGCACGCCGAGTCTGGTGGTGCTGGACGAACCGAATTCTAACCTCGACACCGTCGGCGAAGCCGCATTGGCCAGCGCCATCGCTGCGCTTAAAGCGCAAGGCACCACAGTGGTGCTGGTGACGCATCGGTCTTCGGTACTGGCCCAGGCTGACAAGTTGCTGGTCCTCAATGACGGTCGTTTACAAGCCTTCGGCCCGAGTCAGGACGTGCTCAAGGCACTTTCCGGCCAGCAAGAACAACAACGGGAAAAAGCTGCACAGACACCGGGCGGGCTCAGCATGAGCCGACAGTATCAGCCCTCGACAAGGAATTCGGGTGTATGA
- a CDS encoding AprI/Inh family metalloprotease inhibitor, giving the protein MNSKAITYKVAAWLSAALMMISGETSMASSLRLEEPSMFAGQWQATLSTRDDGREAQKLQDKPLNTCLIDLESNQTLGKGADCLGAWLEQTPIGWFPDPDGLSITGKEGSRIQFFSRQRDGLYLTTLKSGLVITLERAAQ; this is encoded by the coding sequence ATGAACAGTAAAGCTATTACCTACAAGGTGGCGGCGTGGCTTTCGGCGGCGCTCATGATGATTTCAGGAGAAACCAGTATGGCCAGCAGCCTCAGACTTGAAGAACCCTCGATGTTTGCGGGGCAATGGCAAGCGACGTTGTCTACCCGGGATGATGGTCGAGAAGCGCAAAAGCTGCAGGACAAGCCCTTGAACACTTGCCTGATCGACCTTGAATCCAATCAGACCTTGGGCAAAGGGGCCGACTGTCTCGGTGCATGGCTTGAGCAAACCCCGATCGGTTGGTTTCCCGATCCGGACGGCCTGTCGATTACTGGCAAGGAAGGCTCAAGAATCCAGTTTTTCAGCCGACAACGTGACGGGCTTTATCTGACCACTTTGAAGTCAGGTCTGGTGATTACGCTTGAGCGTGCAGCGCAATAG
- a CDS encoding serralysin family metalloprotease, whose product MSKVKANAIDTAEQAFLLSAAPQPLAAASSAYNQINSFSHQYDRGGNLTVNGKPSFSVDQAATQLLRDGAAYQDKDGSGKIELTYTFLTSVSSSTMNKHGISGFSQFSAQQQAQAKLAMQSWADVANVTFTEKASGGDGHMTFGNYSGGQDGAAAFAYLPGTGAGYDGTSWYLINSGYTQNKNPDLNNYGRQTLTHEIGHSLGLAHPGDYNAGNGNPTYNDASYGQDTRGYSVMSYWSESNTNQNFSKGGVEAYSSGPLMDDIAAIQKLYGANTTTRTGDTTYGFNSNTGRDFLSASSSSDKVVFSVWDAGGKDTLDFSGFTQNQKINLNDASFSDVGGLVGNVSIAKGAIIENAIGGSGNDLLIGNSVANELKGGAGNDILYGAGGADKLWGGAGSDTFVFAASSDSKPGAIDQILDFVSGLDKIDLTGITNGSGLHFVSSFTGSAGDAILTSSGGNSLLSVDFSGHGVADFQVSTVGQAATSDIVA is encoded by the coding sequence ATGTCGAAAGTAAAAGCGAATGCTATTGATACCGCCGAACAGGCTTTTCTGCTGTCCGCGGCGCCTCAACCACTGGCCGCAGCCAGTTCGGCGTACAACCAGATCAATAGCTTCAGCCATCAGTACGATCGTGGCGGCAACCTCACGGTCAATGGCAAACCCTCCTTCTCCGTCGACCAGGCCGCAACCCAGTTGCTGCGCGACGGCGCTGCCTACCAGGACAAGGACGGCAGCGGCAAGATCGAACTCACCTACACGTTCCTGACTTCGGTATCGTCCAGCACGATGAACAAGCACGGGATCAGCGGGTTCAGTCAGTTCAGTGCTCAACAACAAGCCCAGGCCAAGCTCGCCATGCAATCCTGGGCTGACGTGGCCAACGTGACCTTCACCGAGAAAGCCTCGGGCGGTGACGGCCACATGACCTTCGGTAACTACAGCGGTGGCCAGGATGGCGCTGCAGCGTTCGCCTATCTGCCAGGCACTGGCGCCGGTTATGACGGCACCTCGTGGTACCTGATCAACAGTGGCTACACGCAGAACAAGAACCCGGATCTGAACAACTACGGTCGTCAGACTCTGACTCACGAGATCGGCCACAGCCTGGGTCTCGCTCACCCTGGCGACTACAACGCCGGCAATGGCAACCCGACCTACAACGACGCTTCCTACGGGCAAGACACCCGCGGCTACAGCGTCATGAGCTACTGGAGCGAAAGCAACACCAATCAGAACTTCAGCAAGGGCGGTGTCGAAGCGTATTCGTCCGGCCCGCTGATGGACGATATTGCTGCCATCCAGAAGCTCTACGGTGCCAACACCACCACCCGCACCGGTGACACCACCTACGGCTTCAACTCCAACACTGGTCGCGATTTCCTCAGCGCTTCGTCGTCAAGTGACAAAGTGGTGTTCTCGGTGTGGGATGCCGGCGGCAAGGATACTCTGGACTTCTCGGGGTTCACCCAGAACCAGAAGATCAACCTCAATGACGCCTCGTTCTCCGACGTTGGCGGCCTGGTGGGCAACGTGTCCATCGCCAAGGGCGCGATCATCGAGAACGCCATCGGCGGTTCGGGTAACGATCTGCTGATCGGCAACAGCGTGGCCAACGAGCTGAAGGGCGGTGCCGGCAACGACATCCTCTACGGCGCTGGTGGTGCCGACAAACTGTGGGGCGGCGCCGGTTCGGACACCTTTGTGTTCGCGGCCAGTTCTGACTCCAAGCCGGGTGCGATCGATCAGATCCTCGATTTCGTCAGCGGTCTGGACAAAATCGACCTGACTGGCATCACCAACGGTTCCGGCCTGCACTTCGTCAGCAGCTTCACCGGTTCCGCCGGTGACGCGATTCTGACGTCGTCGGGCGGCAACAGCCTGTTGTCGGTGGACTTTTCCGGGCACGGCGTGGCGGACTTCCAGGTCAGCACCGTTGGCCAGGCAGCCACCAGCGACATCGTCGCGTGA
- a CDS encoding polyamine ABC transporter substrate-binding protein, with the protein MIRKTLALAPLMLAVSLAQAAETVKVYNWSDYIAPDTTKNFEKETGVGVTYDVYDSNETLDGKLMTGKSGYDVVFPSNHFMARQIQGGALKKLDKSQLPNWKNLNPVLLKALQTNDPNNEHGFPYLWGSTGIGYNIAKVKAVLGDNAPVDSWDLIFKPEYMEKLQKCGVAILDNGPELLPAALNYLGLPHHSKNPEDYKKAEALLMKVRPYVSYFHSSKYTSDLANGDICVAVGFSGDILQAENRAKEAKNGVDIGYNIPKEGAAIWFDMVAMPADAPDEKAGYAFMNYLLRPDVMAGISNYVHYANGNEQADSLIDPAIKNDTKVYPSPEMMGKLFALEAMPLNIDRIRTRVWNKIRTGS; encoded by the coding sequence ATGATCCGCAAGACCCTCGCTCTGGCACCGCTGATGCTCGCCGTTTCCCTTGCTCAGGCAGCGGAAACGGTCAAGGTTTACAACTGGTCCGACTACATCGCGCCGGACACCACCAAGAACTTCGAGAAAGAGACCGGCGTCGGTGTCACCTATGACGTCTACGACAGCAACGAAACCCTCGACGGCAAGTTGATGACCGGCAAATCCGGTTACGACGTGGTGTTCCCGTCCAACCACTTCATGGCCCGGCAGATTCAGGGCGGGGCGCTGAAGAAACTCGACAAGAGTCAGTTGCCGAACTGGAAAAACCTCAATCCGGTGCTGCTCAAAGCCCTGCAGACCAACGACCCGAACAACGAACACGGCTTTCCGTATCTGTGGGGCAGCACCGGCATCGGCTACAACATCGCCAAAGTCAAAGCCGTGCTCGGCGACAACGCGCCGGTGGACTCCTGGGACCTGATCTTCAAGCCCGAGTACATGGAAAAGCTGCAGAAGTGCGGTGTGGCGATCCTCGACAACGGCCCGGAATTACTCCCGGCGGCGCTCAACTACCTGGGCCTGCCGCACCACAGCAAAAATCCCGAGGACTATAAAAAGGCTGAAGCGCTGCTGATGAAAGTGCGGCCTTACGTCAGTTACTTCCACTCGTCGAAATACACCAGCGACCTGGCCAACGGCGACATTTGCGTGGCGGTCGGTTTCTCCGGCGACATCCTGCAAGCCGAGAACCGTGCCAAGGAAGCGAAAAACGGTGTCGACATCGGCTACAACATTCCCAAGGAAGGCGCGGCGATCTGGTTCGACATGGTCGCCATGCCCGCCGATGCCCCGGACGAGAAGGCCGGTTATGCGTTCATGAACTACCTGCTGCGCCCGGACGTGATGGCCGGCATCAGTAACTACGTGCACTACGCCAATGGCAATGAGCAGGCCGACAGCCTGATCGACCCGGCGATCAAGAACGACACCAAGGTGTATCCGAGCCCGGAGATGATGGGCAAGCTGTTTGCGCTGGAGGCGATGCCGTTGAACATTGACCGGATTCGCACGCGGGTGTGGAACAAGATCCGGACCGGTAGCTGA
- a CDS encoding cupin domain-containing protein, whose amino-acid sequence MSITQFKNTATLQLDESSPVAVPLGEPIAVASTTSVERDDGVETGVWECTPGRWRRQITAQEFCHFISGRCTFTPDGGGETLHIQGGDALMLPANTLGVWDIQETVRKSYVLIF is encoded by the coding sequence ATGAGCATTACCCAGTTTAAAAACACTGCAACCCTGCAACTGGATGAGTCCAGCCCGGTGGCCGTGCCCCTCGGCGAGCCGATCGCGGTTGCCTCGACCACCAGCGTCGAGCGCGACGACGGCGTCGAAACCGGCGTCTGGGAATGCACGCCCGGGCGCTGGCGCCGGCAGATCACCGCACAGGAGTTCTGCCATTTCATTTCCGGGCGCTGCACGTTCACCCCCGACGGTGGCGGCGAAACCCTGCACATACAAGGTGGCGACGCACTGATGTTGCCGGCCAACACGCTCGGTGTCTGGGATATCCAGGAAACCGTGCGCAAGAGCTACGTGCTGATTTTCTGA
- a CDS encoding FAD-dependent oxidoreductase, with the protein MPAWRTISLWMDQLDEPLTARPELERDLDVDVAIIGAGYTGLWTAYYLKKLAPGLDIAIVEAQTAGFGASGRNGGWLMGNLLGEDRLLAGLSPQQRRASFDLLHSIPDEVEIVLEREGIDCDYRKGGVLYCAARYPEQEATLREYLAKLHAQGLTDDDYRWLSPEQLAQQIRVAKPYGGIYAPHVATIHPAKLVRGLARTVQNMGVKIYENSPVIHWQSGSLRTAKASVRSRWIVPAVEGYSVTLPPLGRYQLPVQSLIVATEPLSAATWDEIGLNRGQAFSEFSRQVTYGQRSADNRLIFGARGGYQFAGKLRHNFDLTRDEVELRRYLFGELFPQLKNVQITHAWGGNLGMSRHFKPHMLCDRANGVALSGGYGGEGVGASNLGGRTLADLILERDTELAQQPWVLPDGGIHALRAWEPEPCRWLGYNAIIKSFVHEDQTLANPATAPWRRKLASQVAGFMEGFMH; encoded by the coding sequence ATGCCGGCGTGGCGCACTATCAGTTTGTGGATGGATCAACTCGATGAGCCGCTGACCGCGCGGCCCGAGCTTGAGCGGGATCTGGACGTCGATGTGGCGATCATCGGCGCCGGTTACACCGGGCTGTGGACGGCGTACTACCTGAAAAAACTCGCGCCGGGCCTCGACATTGCGATTGTCGAAGCGCAGACCGCCGGATTTGGCGCCTCTGGGCGTAATGGCGGCTGGCTGATGGGCAATCTGCTTGGCGAGGACCGTCTGCTGGCCGGGCTGTCGCCGCAGCAGCGCCGCGCTTCTTTTGATCTGCTGCACAGCATTCCCGATGAAGTGGAGATTGTCCTCGAACGCGAAGGCATTGACTGTGATTACCGCAAGGGCGGGGTGCTGTATTGCGCCGCTCGCTATCCAGAACAGGAAGCCACGCTGCGTGAATATCTGGCCAAACTGCACGCCCAGGGCCTGACCGACGACGATTACCGCTGGCTCAGCCCCGAGCAACTGGCGCAGCAGATCCGCGTGGCCAAGCCTTATGGTGGGATTTACGCGCCGCACGTGGCGACCATTCATCCGGCGAAACTGGTCCGCGGTCTGGCGCGCACCGTGCAGAACATGGGCGTGAAGATCTACGAAAACAGCCCCGTCATCCATTGGCAGTCGGGCAGTTTGCGCACCGCGAAAGCCAGCGTGCGCAGTCGCTGGATCGTGCCGGCCGTCGAAGGCTATTCGGTGACCTTGCCGCCGCTGGGCCGTTATCAATTGCCGGTACAGAGTCTGATCGTCGCCACCGAACCCTTGTCTGCCGCGACCTGGGATGAGATCGGCCTCAATCGTGGCCAAGCGTTCAGCGAATTCAGTCGTCAGGTCACTTATGGCCAGCGCAGCGCCGACAACCGCCTGATCTTCGGCGCACGCGGCGGTTATCAGTTTGCCGGCAAGTTGCGCCACAACTTCGATCTGACCCGCGATGAAGTCGAGCTGCGCCGTTATCTGTTCGGCGAACTGTTCCCGCAACTGAAAAACGTGCAGATCACCCACGCCTGGGGCGGCAATCTCGGCATGTCGCGGCACTTCAAACCGCACATGCTCTGTGATCGCGCCAATGGCGTCGCGCTGTCCGGCGGTTATGGCGGGGAGGGCGTCGGCGCCAGCAATCTCGGCGGGCGCACGCTGGCCGATCTGATTCTTGAGCGCGACACCGAATTGGCTCAGCAGCCGTGGGTGCTGCCGGACGGCGGCATTCATGCACTGCGTGCGTGGGAACCGGAGCCGTGCCGCTGGCTCGGTTACAACGCGATCATCAAAAGTTTCGTCCACGAAGACCAGACCCTGGCCAACCCGGCGACTGCGCCATGGCGGCGCAAACTTGCCAGCCAGGTCGCCGGTTTCATGGAAGGTTTCATGCACTAA
- a CDS encoding helix-turn-helix domain-containing protein: MYADDDGPEQTQATAATVMRYHLSWKHRDLDSVMALYHPDIQYNDFFQNRVLGLDELREYVRVSMPRESDELLEHCDRIRVDGNTAFIQYEVTLRGGDGLVSFRSSEAITVRDGLIWRVNEYASLVRTQTAGTASSSQRPAVSRLGLSPRQLSFMAEDLQQYFEKQQPYLDPELDLQRVAKECGYSRNQISYLLNQVLGQSFYRYVNQARLQHLLRSLDNATPPVRIDELAFAAGFNSLSAFYSCFRQHTGQSPKAYVKQISLRTRAQDFS; encoded by the coding sequence ATGTACGCCGACGACGACGGCCCAGAACAGACCCAGGCCACGGCCGCCACGGTCATGCGCTATCACCTGAGCTGGAAGCACCGTGACCTCGACAGCGTCATGGCGCTGTACCACCCGGACATCCAGTACAACGATTTCTTCCAGAACCGCGTGCTCGGCCTCGACGAGTTACGCGAATACGTGCGCGTCAGCATGCCGCGCGAATCCGACGAACTGCTTGAGCATTGCGACCGCATTCGCGTCGACGGCAACACCGCGTTCATTCAATACGAAGTGACCTTGCGCGGCGGCGACGGGCTGGTGTCGTTTCGCTCCAGCGAGGCGATCACGGTCAGGGACGGCTTGATTTGGCGGGTCAACGAATATGCCTCGCTGGTGCGCACGCAAACTGCCGGCACGGCCTCGTCAAGTCAGCGCCCGGCGGTCAGCCGCCTGGGTCTGTCGCCGCGCCAGTTGAGTTTCATGGCTGAAGACCTGCAACAGTACTTCGAAAAGCAGCAGCCGTACCTCGATCCCGAACTCGACTTGCAGCGAGTGGCAAAGGAGTGCGGTTACAGCCGCAATCAGATTTCCTATCTGCTCAATCAGGTGCTCGGGCAAAGCTTCTACCGCTATGTCAATCAGGCACGCCTGCAACATCTGCTGCGCTCCCTCGACAACGCCACGCCGCCGGTGCGCATCGATGAACTGGCGTTCGCTGCCGGTTTCAACTCGTTGTCGGCGTTCTACAGCTGTTTTCGACAGCACACTGGCCAGTCACCGAAGGCTTACGTTAAACAAATTTCTTTGCGGACACGCGCGCAAGACTTCTCCTGA
- a CDS encoding DUF1652 domain-containing protein: MNKGSSKVTFPNACQLMRWHFHPMGFEATMDAPGSMIARLFDRASGETMIAIAGIPCATVMNAADVERIIEAVEDELEAFVPPESLRSYA, encoded by the coding sequence ATGAATAAAGGGTCAAGCAAAGTCACGTTCCCCAATGCATGCCAACTGATGCGCTGGCATTTTCATCCCATGGGTTTCGAGGCGACGATGGACGCGCCGGGCAGCATGATCGCCCGTCTGTTTGATCGCGCCAGTGGCGAAACCATGATCGCCATCGCCGGCATCCCGTGCGCGACGGTGATGAATGCAGCGGATGTCGAGCGAATCATCGAGGCTGTGGAGGATGAGCTGGAAGCTTTCGTACCTCCGGAGTCTCTCAGGAGTTACGCATAA